One Ananas comosus cultivar F153 linkage group 1, ASM154086v1, whole genome shotgun sequence DNA window includes the following coding sequences:
- the LOC109709291 gene encoding uncharacterized protein LOC109709291 — MSNFWQTLTEGFNGMLKAGRSMTTKMSMTTERNEEELRRMHEEWMVKYEQTYANAEEKERRFVLFKESVENCDRYKEQYEGCRFAPGWLADRTKEEWDAILPPMKPMDNRWEEGKIVTRRGGRMTVTRRDVSKPPNCGEGCYTGRDVVSET, encoded by the coding sequence ATGTCGAATTTTTGGCAGACTCTAACTGAAGGCTTCAATGGCATGCTGAAGGCTGGTAGGAGCATGACCACCAAAATGAGCATGACCACCGAAAGGAATGAAGAAGAGCTCCGCCGCATGCATGAAGAATGGATGGTGAAGTATGAGCAAACATACGCGAATGCTGAGGAGAAGGAGCGGCGCTTCGTGCTCTTCAAAGAGTCGGTGGAGAATTGCGACCGTTACAAAGAGCAGTACGAAGGGTGCAGATTTGCACCAGGTTGGCTCGCTGATAGGACTAAAGAGGAGTGGGATGCCATATTGCCCCCTATGAAACCTATGGACAACAGATGGGAGGAGGGAAAGATAGTCACTAGGAGGGGGGGGAGAATGACAGTCACTCGGAGGGATGTCTCCAAGCCGCCCAATTGTGGCGAAGGCTGCTATACTGGGAGGGATGTCGTCTCCGAGACATAA